Proteins encoded by one window of Paroedura picta isolate Pp20150507F chromosome 11, Ppicta_v3.0, whole genome shotgun sequence:
- the LOC143821114 gene encoding uncharacterized protein LOC143821114, with protein sequence MATYKFLSGENATAWSYFRQRREHQTKQKKASLPDNFPRTGSCCIYSDYWRPLWEKAINKESGSRSLHGLIPCNGMSLFSASLGILMIAEDEIYCISLSH encoded by the exons ATGGCTACATACAAGTTTCTCAGCGGAGAAAACGCAACTGCCTGGAGCTATTTCAG acagaggagagaacatcaaacaaaacagaagaaggcTAGCCTGCCTGATAATTTTCCGAGGACAGGAAGCTGCTGCATTTATTCGGATTACTGGCGACCTTTATGGGAAAAGGCTATAAACAAG GAATCAGGCTCAAGGAGTTTACATGGATTAATTCCTTGCAATGGTATGTCCCTATTCTCTGCCTCTCTTGGAATATTGATG ATAGCTGAAGATGAAATATATTGCATCTCTCTGAGCCACTAG